One genomic window of Deinococcus ruber includes the following:
- a CDS encoding response regulator produces MTAPGQAVRVLIVDDHAVVRQGLRMFLALDEGIQIVGEAENGAQAVQRVADLRPDVVVMDIMMPVMDGVAATREIRSRFPEVEVLALTSALEEHKVAGAIEAGATGYLLKDASVESLNEAIHAAARGEVRLHPEAARRLMREFRTRDMRESLTPRETLTLRLIARGYANKVIAQELDVTEPTVKTHVSRLLSKLGLNSRTQAALYALKHGLASLENSVLDKEGVQ; encoded by the coding sequence GTGACTGCGCCCGGGCAGGCGGTACGGGTGCTGATCGTGGACGATCATGCGGTCGTCCGGCAGGGCCTGCGGATGTTTCTGGCGCTCGACGAGGGAATCCAGATCGTGGGCGAAGCCGAGAACGGCGCGCAGGCAGTGCAGCGCGTCGCCGATCTGCGCCCCGACGTGGTGGTCATGGATATCATGATGCCGGTGATGGACGGCGTGGCGGCCACCCGTGAGATTCGCTCCCGGTTTCCGGAAGTCGAGGTGCTGGCGCTCACCAGCGCGCTGGAAGAACATAAAGTGGCGGGAGCCATCGAAGCGGGAGCCACCGGGTATCTGCTCAAGGATGCCAGCGTGGAATCGCTGAACGAGGCCATCCATGCGGCGGCACGCGGCGAGGTGCGCCTGCACCCGGAGGCCGCCAGACGCCTGATGCGTGAGTTCCGTACCCGCGACATGCGCGAGAGCCTGACGCCACGGGAGACGCTGACCCTGCGGCTGATCGCGCGTGGGTACGCCAACAAGGTCATCGCCCAGGAACTCGACGTGACCGAACCCACCGTCAAAACCCACGTCTCGCGGCTGCTAAGCAAGCTGGGCCTGAACTCGCGGACCCAGGCCGCACTGTACGCCCTGAAACATGGCCTCGCCAGCCTGGAAAACAGCGTGCTGGACAAGGAGGGTGTTCAGTAG
- a CDS encoding major royal jelly family protein, protein MNDQVQHLPTDEPVGTLEVVATFGGAMLTGVTVSHTGRIFVNFPKWGDDVQFTVAEVRDGQPVAYPDQTTNDTDPNDPAAALVSVQSVVVDPADRLWLLDTGSPLFQPTQSGGPKLLCVDLATDQVVQKILFPQDVALPTTYLNDVRFDLRRGEAGMAFITDSAQQGPNGLIVVDLASGESWRKLHDHPSTKAQNLQDFLPIVEGRPFLERQDGAVKQGAGMGSDGIAISADGARLYYCPLGSRRLYSVSTDALVNRSLDDSAVAATIRDEGDRGGASDGLESDADGYIYSGNYEHNAILRRKEGGVWETVIHDPRLLWPDTLSVAMDGYLYVTANQLHRQARYHGGQDLRRKPYSLFRIRIDAQPVLLR, encoded by the coding sequence GTGAATGATCAAGTGCAACACCTGCCCACCGATGAGCCCGTCGGAACGCTGGAGGTGGTGGCGACCTTTGGCGGTGCGATGCTCACGGGCGTCACGGTGTCCCACACGGGGCGTATCTTCGTCAATTTCCCCAAGTGGGGCGACGACGTGCAGTTCACGGTCGCCGAAGTGCGGGACGGCCAACCGGTGGCCTACCCGGATCAGACGACGAACGACACCGATCCGAATGACCCTGCTGCCGCCCTGGTGTCGGTGCAGAGTGTCGTGGTCGATCCGGCCGACCGACTGTGGCTTCTCGACACCGGCAGTCCGCTGTTCCAGCCCACGCAGTCCGGCGGCCCGAAGCTTCTGTGTGTGGATCTGGCGACGGATCAGGTGGTTCAGAAGATCCTCTTTCCACAGGACGTGGCCCTGCCCACTACGTACCTCAACGACGTGCGCTTCGACCTGCGGCGCGGTGAGGCGGGGATGGCCTTCATCACCGACTCGGCGCAACAGGGACCCAACGGTCTCATCGTGGTGGATCTCGCCAGTGGTGAAAGCTGGCGGAAGTTACACGACCATCCCTCTACCAAGGCGCAGAACCTGCAAGATTTCCTCCCCATCGTCGAGGGACGGCCTTTTCTGGAACGGCAGGACGGAGCGGTCAAGCAGGGTGCGGGGATGGGATCGGACGGCATCGCCATCTCGGCTGACGGCGCACGCCTGTACTACTGCCCGCTCGGCAGTCGGCGGCTGTACAGCGTGAGCACCGATGCCCTCGTGAACCGTTCTCTGGATGACTCAGCGGTCGCCGCCACCATCCGGGACGAAGGGGACCGGGGCGGGGCCTCGGACGGACTGGAGTCCGACGCGGACGGGTACATCTACTCCGGGAACTACGAACACAACGCCATCCTGCGGCGCAAAGAAGGGGGCGTATGGGAGACCGTTATTCACGATCCCCGGCTCCTGTGGCCCGATACCCTGTCTGTGGCAATGGATGGCTACCTTTACGTGACTGCGAATCAACTCCACCGGCAGGCGCGTTATCACGGCGGGCAGGACTTGCGCCGCAAGCCGTATAGCCTCTTTCGGATCAGGATCGACGCCCAGCCCGTCCTGTTGCGGTGA
- a CDS encoding glutathione-independent formaldehyde dehydrogenase — protein sequence MKAVVYNGPRDVAVKNVPDAQLQRPTDVLVRITSTNICGSDLHMYEGRTDFEQGRIFGHENLGEVVEVGDAVDRVKVGDLVVLPFNIGCGFCKNCEKGLSAYCLTNANPGMAGAAYGFADMGPYQGGQAELLRVPYGDYNCLLLPPDAREKEADYVMVADIFPTGWHATRLAGLCPGESIVIYGAGPVGLMAAYSAMLQGACMVMVVDHHADRLQLAESIGAIAINDAQVDPVEQIMELTNGIGADRGCECVGYQCHNHHGKEIPGLTMNNLVKSVKFTGGIGVVGVFVPQDPGGPTQLAKQGEIPFDWGLLWFRGQHVGTGQCNVKAYNRQLRDLISVGRATPSFIVSHHLPLDQAPDAYKNFDERHDGWTKVILHPTT from the coding sequence ATGAAAGCAGTCGTCTACAACGGTCCGCGCGACGTGGCAGTGAAGAACGTCCCGGATGCCCAGCTTCAGCGTCCCACCGACGTCCTGGTCAGGATTACCAGCACCAACATCTGCGGCAGCGACCTGCACATGTATGAAGGCCGCACCGATTTCGAGCAGGGCAGGATTTTCGGCCATGAGAACCTGGGCGAAGTGGTGGAGGTGGGCGACGCGGTCGACCGGGTGAAAGTCGGAGACCTGGTAGTCTTGCCCTTCAACATCGGGTGCGGCTTTTGCAAGAACTGCGAGAAGGGCCTGAGCGCCTACTGTCTCACGAACGCCAACCCGGGCATGGCCGGGGCGGCCTACGGCTTTGCCGACATGGGACCGTATCAGGGCGGGCAGGCAGAACTCCTGCGGGTCCCGTACGGAGACTACAACTGCCTGCTGCTCCCCCCGGACGCCCGAGAGAAAGAAGCGGATTATGTGATGGTGGCCGACATCTTCCCGACCGGCTGGCACGCCACCCGGCTGGCAGGGCTGTGCCCCGGCGAGTCGATCGTGATCTACGGAGCAGGGCCCGTGGGCCTGATGGCGGCCTACTCCGCGATGCTTCAGGGGGCCTGTATGGTGATGGTGGTCGACCACCACGCCGACCGGCTGCAGCTGGCCGAAAGCATCGGGGCCATCGCCATCAACGACGCACAGGTGGACCCGGTGGAACAGATCATGGAACTGACCAACGGGATCGGCGCAGACCGGGGCTGCGAGTGCGTGGGGTATCAGTGCCATAACCATCACGGCAAGGAAATTCCCGGATTGACCATGAACAACCTGGTGAAGTCGGTGAAGTTCACCGGCGGGATCGGGGTGGTGGGGGTGTTCGTGCCGCAGGATCCGGGCGGCCCCACCCAGCTGGCCAAGCAGGGCGAGATTCCCTTCGACTGGGGGCTGTTGTGGTTCCGGGGGCAGCATGTGGGTACCGGGCAGTGCAACGTCAAGGCCTACAACCGCCAGTTGCGGGACCTGATTTCGGTGGGCCGGGCGACGCCGTCCTTTATCGTTTCACACCATTTGCCGCTGGATCAGGCGCCTGACGCCTACAAGAACTTCGACGAGCGCCACGATGGCTGGACCAAGGTCATCCTCCACCCCACCACCTGA
- a CDS encoding putative quinol monooxygenase, which yields MVTLGLLIRLEAKPGKEAEVENLLKGGLPLVQQEPATTAWFGIRLGPSTFGIFDVFPDESGREAHLSGRVAAALKENAGLFARAPDIEKIDVMAAKLPR from the coding sequence ATGGTGACCCTGGGACTGCTCATTCGACTGGAGGCCAAGCCTGGAAAAGAGGCGGAGGTCGAGAACCTCCTGAAGGGAGGGCTGCCGCTGGTTCAGCAGGAACCGGCGACGACCGCCTGGTTCGGAATCCGCCTGGGACCTTCGACCTTCGGCATCTTCGACGTATTCCCCGATGAATCGGGCCGGGAAGCGCACCTGTCGGGCCGCGTCGCAGCGGCACTCAAGGAGAACGCCGGACTGTTCGCGCGGGCACCCGACATCGAGAAGATTGATGTCATGGCGGCCAAGCTCCCCAGGTAA
- a CDS encoding TSUP family transporter: MSAFLVAAAATAQGVAGMGFGLLCAPLLIQTYGPREGIQQVVFLSLILNVVFLAQAFRQARVKDALGLLVPSWLVTPLLVLLFQKLSPQVLILTAGSLTLASAAVLALGLTVTMLKGLPGAVLAGVVSAAMNVAGGLAGPAVAMYAVNAAWPAESVRPTLQLYGIGLNLMTLLSLGVPALRWPLLVGLAGGLVIGSVGARRMPATRIRPVILSLAVAGGVLVIVRGWPW, translated from the coding sequence CTGAGCGCTTTTCTCGTCGCCGCTGCTGCCACTGCGCAGGGGGTGGCTGGGATGGGCTTTGGTCTGCTCTGTGCACCACTGCTGATCCAAACCTATGGGCCGAGGGAAGGGATTCAGCAGGTGGTGTTCCTTTCCTTGATCTTGAACGTCGTGTTTCTGGCGCAGGCGTTTCGGCAGGCCCGGGTCAAGGATGCCTTGGGACTGCTCGTCCCATCTTGGCTGGTCACTCCGCTGCTGGTGCTGTTGTTCCAGAAGCTGAGTCCCCAGGTGCTGATATTGACGGCGGGGAGCCTGACGCTCGCGAGCGCCGCCGTGCTTGCGCTCGGTCTAACAGTGACCATGCTGAAAGGTCTCCCTGGAGCGGTCCTGGCCGGGGTCGTGAGCGCAGCCATGAACGTCGCGGGTGGCTTGGCGGGACCCGCCGTGGCGATGTATGCCGTCAATGCAGCTTGGCCCGCGGAAAGTGTCAGGCCCACCCTGCAACTGTACGGAATAGGACTGAACCTCATGACCCTGCTCAGCCTCGGTGTCCCAGCACTGCGTTGGCCACTTCTCGTCGGACTTGCTGGAGGTCTCGTGATCGGCTCAGTCGGAGCGCGGCGGATGCCAGCAACGCGTATTCGACCAGTGATCCTCAGTTTAGCCGTAGCGGGTGGCGTGCTGGTGATCGTTCGCGGCTGGCCTTGGTAA
- a CDS encoding helicase-related protein, with amino-acid sequence MSIPSSAQIQVSLLPILPLTGAKTKPKKAPAKTPPVAVVDPALVAFAMRSHTQPAPEPSAWPMGVEALPRVTDAERVKANELARQIVSGEGELTPAAYAALRAWSGEGGLGGSTSVFYTPRSLVDFMWSLCQALLPAERALEFSCGSGAFIARAPALTRVTGVEIDETSAKIAQQLFPHAAIHHAPFEQYVLQSEDALFPLVIGNVPFGVRGASAREHLPALQDAHWYFTLTGLTRVLPGGLMAVVVPESMLRNPSEWALRELLVDRAEVLTASVIPEEAFRATGAGVTTVLLVLRRHDAGVMEALAALTQGERDTLREQRFEGDVALKLFVEGRSIFHQDAQEVWQLQSIFRPMGVYAKDPVQTGRFGTPVYSTSLLVSDDHLGYLVSACKERWHGILTRPGLEAAVLTTLGAAAGERVCAVRPALHPIREGTLSACQTYRFRSGAWWYDTALGHPATLSALRVAQAVTQARRAAQRRDREQQVAQTNAWTLHDTHLATFGPYDLATLGRAARTLPVLNVLVQSGGDLTALFGDLTPPTLTLAPGTIQDIAQQLEAYGLLDETALLHHSGASSASVSAHLLAEYAFTGRVWEASSTYYSGQASHKAQMAEQLAESHQGLRRQALLTQAEQLRARAPWRDVMDMTLEARDALIPLPTLQAWVNEYLGSTMTIHRNRWDKEGELVPLVLVSRSEYRVALRLRNDLKDSSNLHIRQQVDAGRIRALESYLNYQTPVAPVVNQELKPEAQINAERSAHQQQAMRWEKDLAAHFRSFVLESDHSPAVEAALNEGRYALLPSVPDHRPLVLPAYQGPLAHPFQAAHVRRAARMDGVILNFGVGLGKTLAGLMLAALLRQTGRCRLPALLVPLSRLGDWVMNAATAVPGLRLRVIGGEVLTGPTGEVLLNADGEPTVREDSGAQRRAKVASLMSDPPDLVLFSLEAFGAIPMLEETRKRMIESEPSLMSDAATSTSFDDRARKLGGHRAAVAYERTLQRNLSRGKIATETELPFEVLGIDAVIGDESHLLKNVFSSPRVYGESNPKFLGSGGESDRALDAHQKFRFIRQHGGCVALLTATWFSNSPLEIFNMLSLVTDALPSYGITDVEAFTARFCIIEPRLITLPDGDVEFKACVVGFKNRDELSGIIGQHVIRETEETCLMHDGVGMPLPPLVEVEHLFDLAEPVQDAYDAQQALVPSADSEGENHLFAIFSRMMKLTLHPPLMGLHAPNARFATCVQACVEARAHGGRNVVFMYLGGEDGETYQALKRMLVAAGYPAREIEIITATTHPVSGERLTVERRLRRGELTCVIGSQIIEQGGNFQGCTDLHHLDYPHHFEAFRQRIGRARRQGTTVSEIRNHVYFARGSFDVLRYQTMLGKKGWADQVYDPSLAAVEHEGLGFDGEEIAVMLSRNPAATRALILAKKEARAADRRAATLLLDLEVIRQYLDTVRLLNLRWHAAWARKNGPSVQDEKGFTRLITSLRGLHAQVGALRAAGHPLVAVTRLKSAPVWLHGLPLHPGMTFAVGAERFEVVSAQSSNPLIQVEGVPSGTRSAIRAEALEQVTQVLPSADAAHFGDEAFEQLPTRLRDRIEAPEAALATEAISELVTAPPMPVNALTSPLRLRYGLSVTDSVPVRGAAAVFSIQGDTLLPGAVPGATLVLIEYRAERDVRKVTLIIEDPQRRQQMRTLLHTQDPRLRGRVDALLQHAI; translated from the coding sequence ATGTCGATTCCTTCTTCTGCCCAGATCCAGGTGTCCCTGCTGCCGATCCTGCCCTTGACTGGCGCCAAGACCAAGCCCAAGAAAGCCCCCGCCAAGACGCCGCCCGTCGCTGTGGTCGATCCGGCGCTGGTGGCCTTCGCGATGCGCAGCCACACGCAGCCCGCGCCGGAACCCAGTGCGTGGCCGATGGGCGTCGAGGCCCTCCCCCGCGTGACCGACGCCGAACGTGTCAAGGCCAACGAGCTGGCGCGTCAGATCGTGTCCGGAGAAGGGGAACTGACGCCCGCTGCATATGCCGCCCTGCGTGCGTGGAGTGGCGAGGGTGGCCTGGGCGGGTCGACCAGTGTGTTCTACACCCCGCGTTCTTTGGTGGACTTCATGTGGTCGCTCTGCCAGGCGCTGCTACCGGCCGAGCGGGCGCTGGAGTTTTCGTGCGGCAGCGGTGCGTTTATCGCCCGTGCGCCCGCGCTGACCCGCGTGACCGGGGTAGAGATTGACGAGACCAGCGCCAAGATTGCTCAGCAGCTCTTCCCACACGCCGCCATCCACCACGCCCCCTTCGAACAGTACGTTCTGCAGAGTGAAGATGCGCTCTTCCCCCTGGTGATCGGCAATGTGCCGTTTGGCGTGCGGGGCGCGTCCGCCCGCGAACACCTGCCGGCTCTGCAGGACGCGCACTGGTACTTCACGCTGACCGGCCTGACCCGCGTGCTGCCCGGCGGCCTCATGGCGGTGGTCGTCCCTGAGAGCATGCTGCGCAATCCCAGCGAATGGGCATTGCGGGAACTGCTGGTCGACCGCGCCGAGGTCCTGACCGCGAGTGTGATTCCGGAAGAGGCCTTCCGGGCCACCGGGGCGGGGGTGACGACGGTCCTGCTGGTGCTGCGTCGCCATGACGCCGGGGTGATGGAAGCCCTGGCGGCCCTGACGCAGGGGGAGCGCGATACCCTGCGCGAACAGCGCTTCGAGGGCGACGTGGCACTGAAGCTGTTCGTGGAAGGCCGCAGCATCTTCCATCAGGATGCCCAGGAGGTGTGGCAGTTGCAGAGCATCTTCCGGCCGATGGGCGTGTATGCCAAGGATCCCGTGCAGACGGGGCGGTTCGGTACCCCGGTGTACAGCACGTCCCTGCTGGTGAGTGACGACCACCTCGGGTATCTGGTGTCGGCGTGCAAGGAGCGCTGGCACGGCATTCTGACGCGTCCAGGGCTGGAAGCGGCGGTGCTGACCACGCTGGGGGCAGCGGCAGGCGAGCGGGTGTGCGCGGTGCGGCCGGCGCTGCATCCCATCCGCGAGGGCACACTCAGTGCGTGCCAGACGTACCGCTTTCGCTCGGGGGCGTGGTGGTACGACACGGCGTTGGGGCATCCGGCGACGCTGAGTGCGTTGCGGGTGGCGCAGGCGGTCACGCAGGCCCGGCGGGCTGCCCAGCGTCGGGACCGCGAGCAGCAGGTGGCGCAGACGAACGCCTGGACGCTGCATGATACGCACCTGGCAACGTTCGGGCCGTATGACCTGGCGACGCTGGGCCGCGCGGCGCGCACGCTGCCGGTGCTGAACGTGCTGGTGCAGAGTGGCGGGGATCTCACGGCGCTGTTTGGTGACCTGACGCCGCCCACCTTGACCCTGGCACCGGGAACGATTCAGGACATCGCGCAGCAGCTCGAAGCGTATGGCCTGCTCGACGAGACCGCGCTACTGCACCACAGTGGGGCGTCGTCCGCAAGTGTGAGTGCGCACCTGCTGGCGGAATACGCCTTCACCGGACGGGTATGGGAAGCCAGCAGCACGTATTACAGCGGGCAGGCGTCCCACAAAGCGCAGATGGCCGAGCAGCTCGCCGAGTCGCACCAGGGACTGCGGCGGCAGGCGCTGCTGACGCAGGCCGAGCAGCTGCGAGCCCGTGCCCCCTGGCGGGACGTGATGGACATGACGCTCGAAGCCCGCGACGCCCTGATCCCGCTGCCCACCCTGCAGGCGTGGGTGAATGAGTACCTCGGGAGCACCATGACCATCCACCGCAACCGCTGGGACAAGGAGGGCGAACTGGTGCCGCTGGTGCTAGTGAGCCGCAGTGAGTACCGGGTGGCGTTACGGCTCCGGAACGACTTAAAGGACAGTTCGAATCTGCACATTCGCCAGCAGGTCGATGCGGGCCGCATTCGGGCGCTGGAAAGCTACCTGAACTATCAGACGCCGGTCGCGCCGGTGGTGAATCAGGAGCTGAAACCCGAGGCGCAGATCAATGCCGAGCGCAGTGCCCACCAGCAGCAGGCGATGCGCTGGGAGAAGGATCTCGCCGCGCACTTCCGCAGCTTCGTGCTGGAGAGTGACCACAGCCCGGCGGTCGAGGCGGCGCTGAACGAAGGCCGCTACGCCCTGCTGCCGAGTGTGCCGGATCATCGGCCGCTGGTGCTGCCCGCGTACCAGGGGCCGCTGGCGCATCCCTTCCAGGCCGCGCACGTACGCCGGGCGGCCCGCATGGACGGGGTGATCCTCAACTTCGGCGTCGGTCTCGGGAAGACGCTGGCGGGGCTGATGTTGGCGGCGCTGCTGCGGCAGACCGGCCGCTGCCGCCTCCCCGCGTTGCTGGTACCGCTGTCGCGCCTGGGTGACTGGGTGATGAACGCCGCGACGGCCGTGCCGGGCCTGCGACTGCGGGTGATCGGCGGCGAGGTGCTCACAGGGCCCACCGGGGAGGTGCTGCTGAACGCCGATGGCGAGCCAACCGTGCGGGAGGACAGCGGGGCGCAGCGGCGCGCGAAGGTGGCGAGTCTGATGAGCGATCCGCCGGATCTGGTGCTGTTCAGTCTGGAGGCGTTCGGTGCGATTCCCATGCTGGAAGAGACGCGCAAGCGGATGATCGAATCGGAGCCGTCGCTGATGAGTGACGCGGCCACCAGTACCAGCTTCGATGACCGCGCCCGCAAGCTGGGTGGGCACCGCGCGGCCGTGGCGTACGAACGCACCCTGCAGCGCAACCTCAGCCGAGGCAAGATTGCGACCGAGACCGAGCTGCCGTTCGAGGTGCTGGGCATTGATGCGGTCATCGGGGATGAAAGCCACCTGCTGAAGAACGTGTTCTCCTCCCCTCGGGTGTACGGCGAATCGAACCCGAAGTTCCTAGGATCGGGCGGGGAGAGCGACCGGGCGCTGGACGCGCATCAGAAGTTCCGCTTCATCCGTCAGCATGGCGGGTGCGTGGCGTTGCTCACCGCCACGTGGTTCAGCAACAGCCCGCTGGAGATTTTTAACATGCTCAGTCTGGTGACGGACGCGCTGCCGAGTTACGGGATCACCGACGTGGAGGCGTTCACGGCGCGGTTCTGCATCATCGAGCCGCGGTTGATCACGCTGCCGGACGGGGACGTGGAATTCAAGGCCTGCGTGGTGGGCTTCAAGAACCGTGACGAGCTGAGTGGCATCATCGGGCAGCACGTGATTCGGGAGACGGAAGAGACGTGCCTGATGCATGACGGGGTGGGGATGCCGCTGCCGCCGTTGGTGGAGGTGGAGCATCTGTTCGATCTGGCCGAGCCGGTGCAGGATGCGTACGACGCGCAGCAGGCGCTGGTGCCCTCCGCGGACAGTGAGGGGGAAAACCACCTGTTTGCGATCTTCTCGCGCATGATGAAGCTGACGCTGCATCCGCCGCTGATGGGATTGCACGCGCCGAATGCCCGCTTTGCGACGTGCGTGCAGGCGTGTGTCGAAGCCCGTGCCCACGGGGGGCGCAACGTGGTGTTCATGTACTTGGGTGGCGAAGACGGCGAGACGTACCAGGCGCTGAAGCGCATGCTGGTGGCGGCTGGGTATCCGGCGCGCGAGATCGAGATCATCACCGCGACCACCCACCCGGTGAGTGGCGAGCGTCTGACGGTCGAGCGGCGACTGCGGCGCGGCGAGCTGACGTGCGTGATCGGCTCGCAGATCATCGAGCAGGGCGGCAACTTCCAGGGCTGCACCGACCTGCACCACCTGGATTACCCGCATCATTTCGAGGCGTTCCGGCAGCGGATCGGGCGGGCGCGGCGGCAGGGCACTACCGTGTCGGAGATTCGCAACCACGTGTACTTCGCGCGGGGGAGTTTCGATGTGCTGCGGTATCAGACGATGCTGGGGAAGAAGGGGTGGGCCGATCAGGTGTACGATCCGTCGCTGGCGGCGGTGGAGCACGAGGGGCTGGGCTTCGATGGCGAGGAGATCGCGGTGATGCTCAGCCGCAACCCAGCGGCGACCCGCGCGTTGATCCTGGCGAAGAAGGAAGCCAGGGCGGCGGATCGGCGAGCGGCCACGTTGCTGCTGGACTTGGAGGTGATTCGGCAGTATCTGGACACCGTGCGGCTGCTGAATCTGCGCTGGCATGCGGCCTGGGCACGGAAGAACGGGCCGTCAGTGCAGGACGAGAAGGGGTTCACGCGACTGATCACCTCGCTGCGGGGGCTGCACGCGCAGGTGGGGGCGCTCCGAGCAGCTGGGCATCCGCTGGTGGCGGTGACGCGCCTGAAGTCAGCGCCGGTGTGGTTGCACGGCCTGCCGCTGCATCCGGGGATGACGTTCGCAGTCGGGGCTGAGCGCTTCGAGGTGGTGTCGGCCCAGAGCAGCAATCCGCTGATCCAGGTGGAGGGGGTGCCGTCAGGAACGCGTTCGGCCATCCGGGCGGAGGCGTTGGAGCAGGTGACGCAGGTGCTGCCGAGTGCGGATGCGGCGCACTTCGGGGATGAGGCCTTCGAGCAGCTCCCAACCCGACTGCGGGACCGCATCGAAGCCCCTGAAGCTGCTCTGGCGACAGAGGCGATCTCGGAACTGGTGACCGCACCACCCATGCCCGTGAACGCGCTGACCAGTCCGCTGCGCTTGCGGTATGGGCTGTCGGTGACGGACAGCGTGCCGGTGCGGGGTGCGGCAGCGGTGTTCAGCATCCAGGGCGACACGCTGCTGCCGGGCGCGGTGCCAGGGGCAACGTTGGTGCTGATCGAGTACCGGGCCGAGCGGGACGTGCGCAAGGTCACGCTGATCATCGAGGACCCGCAGCGTCGTCAGCAGATGCGCACGCTGCTACATACCCAAGATCCTCGTCTGCGAGGGCGGGTGGATGCGCTGCTGCAGCACGCGATCTAG
- a CDS encoding YdcF family protein codes for MLILVLPLLLVLSSVTFTPLLHRVLTALTVRAAPRHADAIVILGGGLNCTTGVLTATSQERLEQGIRLWQAGYASTLVLSQQADALYGADCPKVSDVSLQLLQQRFPQQLPRVEILHNVKNTHDEAVETARLVTHHRWQQVLLVTSSWHSRRAAMLFAKVGVPFTSVPAPAPVAASGFIPTPLEQYTLLRELAAYVKAWIQGEL; via the coding sequence GTGCTCATCCTGGTGCTGCCGCTGCTCCTGGTCCTCAGCAGCGTTACGTTCACGCCCCTCCTGCACCGGGTTCTGACCGCCCTGACCGTGCGGGCTGCACCTCGACACGCCGACGCCATCGTGATCCTCGGCGGCGGTCTGAACTGCACCACGGGCGTGCTGACCGCCACTTCCCAGGAGCGGCTGGAACAGGGCATCCGGCTGTGGCAGGCCGGGTACGCGTCCACGCTGGTGCTCAGCCAGCAGGCAGACGCGCTCTACGGTGCCGACTGTCCGAAAGTCTCGGATGTATCCCTGCAGCTCCTCCAACAACGCTTCCCTCAACAGCTGCCGCGGGTGGAGATTCTGCACAATGTCAAGAACACCCATGACGAAGCGGTCGAAACGGCACGGCTGGTCACCCACCACCGATGGCAGCAGGTACTCTTGGTCACCTCGTCCTGGCACTCGCGCCGCGCGGCCATGCTGTTCGCCAAGGTCGGCGTGCCGTTCACCTCTGTTCCGGCCCCAGCCCCTGTGGCCGCTTCAGGGTTTATCCCGACGCCCTTGGAGCAGTACACCCTGCTGCGCGAACTCGCTGCGTATGTCAAGGCGTGGATCCAGGGTGAACTGTAG